The following are encoded in a window of Staphylococcus piscifermentans genomic DNA:
- a CDS encoding transcriptional regulator, SarA/Rot family, with the protein MTQAIDQLITTECQLSQIKYWLKSSYKMNMEEFIILYKIHAVEKMSGKELRDTLHYDMKWNTSKIDVLIRKLYKKGLIAKERSQTDERQVFYLLNAKQHQLMTDIVKEIGINIAA; encoded by the coding sequence ATGACACAAGCTATTGATCAATTAATTACTACCGAATGTCAACTGAGTCAAATTAAGTACTGGTTAAAATCGAGTTACAAAATGAATATGGAAGAGTTTATTATTTTGTACAAAATTCACGCTGTGGAGAAAATGAGCGGCAAAGAATTAAGAGATACGCTGCATTATGATATGAAGTGGAATACCAGTAAAATTGATGTGCTGATTCGCAAACTTTACAAAAAAGGTCTTATCGCCAAAGAGCGTTCTCAAACTGATGAACGCCAAGTATTTTACTTGTTGAATGCTAAACAGCATCAATTAATGACAGACATAGTAAAAGAAATTGGCATAAATATTGCTGCATAG